TTTGATAAGATACATGAGTAGGATAAACAAATAAGGTTAAAAAGAAATACCCTTGGCTAAGAAAGTAACAATTACTTTGGATGATGAAATTCTTGCCTTTATAGATCGGCAAGCCGCAATCACTGGAAAGACAGCAAATCGAAGTGGTTACATCAATGCAGTGCTATCAATACATCGTAGGGCTATTCTGGAAGCAGAAATGATAGCCGCTCTGAAGCAAGATGCTGAAGATCCAGACTACCAAGCTGAAATTGCCGCTTGGGATAGCGTAGTTGGAGATGGAATTGATGCCACAGGGTAATTTGACTTATCGACGTGGTGAGATTCGTTGGGTCAGACTCGATCCAACTGTAGGTGCAGAAGCACAAAAAACTCGTTCTTGCCTAATAGTTCAAAATGACGTGATGAACCAGTATGGTCTTCTGACCGTTGTGATACCACTTCGCCCTGGTAGCAAACAAGCTCCTTATGTTGTAAATGTGATAGCAACGCCTACGAATGGTTTAGATCGAGACCGTTATCTTGATGTTGGACAAATTCGTTCTATTGACAATAGTCGAGTTCTCAGTTTAGTGGGTGTCTTGGAGGAAGAATATTGGGAAATGATTCGCACAGCACTAGATGTAGTACTTGGTTTTTAACTACCACACGCTCATATCGTACTTTAAATAACATAGTCAACTTTGAGCCAGAGAAAAAATAGATTGAGACACTCCGGAATTTAACTTTAATGATAGTATCTTTTATTACTAGTAAACTGGAGTGCAGAGAAAATTTGTGACGGAGCAACAAGCAAGCTATGACTCGCCTTGGAAAGAGGCGTTGGAACTCTACTTTGAAGCATTTATTGACTTCTTCTTCCCGCAAGCTTACACAGAAATTGATTGGCAACGGGGTTATGAGTTTTTAGACAAAGAATTTCAGCAGATAGTCAAAGAAGCAGAGATTGGTAAACTTTTTGTAGACAAGTTAGTCAAAGTCTGGCGACGAGATGGAGAACAAGCGTGGGTGTTGATCCACGTAGAAATACAGAGCCAGGTAGATTCAAATCTTGCCAAGCGGATGTACCAATATCACTACCGGATTTTTGACCGTTATGACCAACAAGTCGTGAGTCTAGCAGTATTGGGAGACACCCAAGCTTCTTGGCGACCACAACAGTACAGCTATGAACTGTGGGGTTGTCAGATGAGTCTAAAGTTTCCCAGCGTGAAGCTATTAGACTACGACACACAATTAACAACATTAGAACAGAATCCTAACCCCTTTGCTGTGTTAGTCAAGGCACACTTGCGAACTCAAGCCACGACTCAAGATGCACAAGGGCGATTGCAATGGAAGTTGAGTTTGATAAGGCAGTTG
This genomic interval from Scytonema hofmannii PCC 7110 contains the following:
- a CDS encoding type II toxin-antitoxin system PemK/MazF family toxin, with protein sequence MPQGNLTYRRGEIRWVRLDPTVGAEAQKTRSCLIVQNDVMNQYGLLTVVIPLRPGSKQAPYVVNVIATPTNGLDRDRYLDVGQIRSIDNSRVLSLVGVLEEEYWEMIRTALDVVLGF
- a CDS encoding Rpn family recombination-promoting nuclease/putative transposase; amino-acid sequence: MTEQQASYDSPWKEALELYFEAFIDFFFPQAYTEIDWQRGYEFLDKEFQQIVKEAEIGKLFVDKLVKVWRRDGEQAWVLIHVEIQSQVDSNLAKRMYQYHYRIFDRYDQQVVSLAVLGDTQASWRPQQYSYELWGCQMSLKFPSVKLLDYDTQLTTLEQNPNPFAVLVKAHLRTQATTQDAQGRLQWKLSLIRQLYELGYTRNKILQLFRLIDWMMALPEELERVFDNEMNRYEEEKKMPYITSVERVGMLKVQREYLIDTLETRFGEVPPELMEKIENLYDMPVLKQLHRQAITIGSLEEFQQLLGQN